Proteins encoded by one window of Candidatus Pelagibacter giovannonii:
- the secY gene encoding preprotein translocase subunit SecY — protein MSSSSQTNDLKNRIIFTIFILAVYRFGTFVPIPGIDPEQLQTMMSGNQKGLLGMFNVFSGGAVSRMAIFALGIMPYISSSIIVQLLTGVSDYFKNLKAQGETGRAKITQITRYGTVLLALVQGYGLSIGLQSSPDLVINPGLFFTVTAVSTIVAGTMFLMWLGEQITQRGIGNGISLIIFAGIVAEIPRALVTTFELGRTGAVSTIMIIGIFVLLVATIMFIVFMERALRKILINYPKRQMGNKMYGGESSHLPLKINQAGVIPAIFASALLLLPVTFSNFSFSDNDTFLNLSSYFTQGQPLYMLLYASGIIFFTFFYTSITFNPTETADNLRKYGGFVPGIRPGENTALYIDKIVIKLTTIGALYLTLVCLMPEFLIANYPIPFYLGGTSILIVVVVAIDTVTQIQTRLMSSQYEQLIKKTKFGK, from the coding sequence ATGAGCTCATCTTCTCAAACTAATGATCTTAAAAATAGAATAATTTTTACAATATTTATTTTAGCAGTTTATAGATTTGGTACTTTTGTACCAATTCCAGGTATTGACCCTGAGCAATTACAAACAATGATGAGTGGTAATCAAAAAGGATTACTTGGAATGTTTAATGTTTTTTCTGGAGGTGCTGTAAGTAGAATGGCTATATTCGCACTTGGAATTATGCCTTATATTTCATCTTCAATCATAGTTCAGTTGTTAACTGGCGTATCTGATTATTTTAAAAATTTAAAGGCACAAGGTGAAACTGGAAGAGCTAAAATTACCCAGATTACAAGATATGGAACCGTGTTACTTGCTCTTGTTCAAGGTTATGGTTTATCTATAGGCCTACAATCTTCTCCTGATTTAGTTATTAACCCAGGACTATTTTTTACGGTAACAGCAGTCTCAACTATTGTTGCTGGTACAATGTTTTTAATGTGGCTTGGTGAACAAATAACACAAAGAGGTATTGGTAATGGTATTTCATTGATTATTTTTGCTGGTATTGTTGCTGAAATTCCACGTGCTCTAGTTACTACATTTGAACTTGGTAGAACAGGTGCAGTATCTACAATTATGATTATTGGAATTTTTGTATTATTAGTTGCAACAATAATGTTCATCGTTTTCATGGAAAGAGCATTAAGAAAAATTTTAATAAATTATCCTAAAAGACAAATGGGAAATAAAATGTATGGTGGTGAATCTTCTCATTTACCTCTAAAAATTAACCAAGCAGGTGTTATTCCAGCAATTTTTGCATCAGCACTACTGCTATTACCTGTAACTTTTTCTAATTTTAGTTTTTCAGATAATGACACATTCTTAAACTTAAGTTCATACTTTACACAAGGGCAACCTCTTTATATGTTGCTTTACGCCTCTGGAATAATATTTTTTACTTTTTTCTATACATCGATAACATTTAATCCAACTGAGACTGCTGATAATTTAAGAAAATATGGTGGATTTGTTCCTGGTATTAGACCAGGTGAAAACACAGCTTTGTATATTGATAAGATTGTAATAAAACTTACAACAATTGGTGCGTTGTATTTAACATTGGTTTGTTTAATGCCAGAATTTTTAATTGCCAATTATCCAATACCTTTTTACCTAGGTGGTACTTCTATTTTGATTGTTGTGGTAGTTGCAATTGATACTGTTACGCAAATACAAACTAGATTAATGAGCTCTCAATATGAGCAATTAATTAAAAAAACAAAATTCGGAAAATAA
- a CDS encoding adenylate kinase, whose translation MNIILFGPPGAGKGTQAQSIVKKHNYFQLSTGNLLRDEVKSKTKLGTDIEKLISNGKFVSNEIVNILLRQSLTNLKYRDRIIFDGYPRNVDQAVNLEVILNEFNQTIGHTIFLNVSREIIEKRIMGRMTCEKCNMTLNEYFNKEQIELHPCGVEHLKKRKDDNLDIVISRYDTYMSSTKPVLDFYSKNSNFTEIDGAGEIDQITNKINEILKV comes from the coding sequence GTGAATATAATTCTTTTTGGTCCTCCAGGAGCAGGTAAGGGGACTCAAGCTCAGTCTATTGTTAAAAAACACAATTACTTTCAATTATCTACAGGGAACCTGTTAAGAGATGAAGTAAAATCTAAAACTAAACTTGGTACTGATATTGAAAAATTGATCTCTAATGGAAAATTTGTTTCAAATGAAATTGTAAATATCTTATTGAGACAATCATTAACCAATCTAAAATATAGAGATAGAATTATTTTTGACGGATATCCAAGAAATGTCGACCAAGCTGTCAATTTAGAAGTCATATTAAATGAGTTTAATCAAACAATAGGGCACACTATATTCCTAAATGTTTCAAGAGAGATCATTGAAAAACGTATTATGGGCAGAATGACCTGTGAAAAGTGCAATATGACGTTAAATGAATATTTCAATAAGGAGCAAATAGAACTTCACCCCTGTGGTGTTGAGCATTTAAAGAAAAGAAAAGATGATAATCTTGATATTGTTATTTCTAGATACGATACTTACATGTCTTCTACAAAACCAGTATTAGATTTCTATTCAAAAAATTCAAATTTCACTGAAATTGATGGTGCAGGGGAAATTGATCAAATAACCAATAAAATCAATGAAATTCTTAAGGTTTAA